Part of the Cottoperca gobio chromosome 16, fCotGob3.1, whole genome shotgun sequence genome, CCTAAGTGTCTGAATGCGTGGCCTTATTCTTAACCCTATCATAAATCAGGTTAAGTCATTCTTCCTTTATCAAGGGCAGGtctgattttattttctgaGTTTTAGTgctgcaataaaataaagtatatttaaaataaatataaataatatacagcCTGATAGTACCTTTACCTAATGAGCACCGTCCTCCTCTCCGTCAGCTCCACAGCCTGCTCTGCGTAGGGCTCATGGTTGCTGTCATATCCATCAGATCCCATCCCGGCACCACTGGTGTCACCAATTCTTCCACCAAGCTTCCCCATTCTACCAACGCCGGACAGTGCATTACCTCCACCCACACCCTCACTTCCTCTGCTGCCTCCGATTCCGCCACCCATTCCAGCAGGACCCATTCCTTGATCGTTGCCTCCTTCCCCATCTATGCCTCCACTAATTCCATCCCCTGCCCCTCCACCGACACCGCGATTTCCTGCACTGACCCCCATGCCACTGCCACCCATGCCCCTTGAACCTGCAGTGCCACCACCTGCACCCATTCCAACACCACCCGCATGGCTGTTACCTTTGCCTCCGGTGCCGAATACTAAATTTCCACCAACACCCACACCTCCAGCACCAGTGCCCACACCTCCAGCACCGGTGCCCACACCTCCAGCACCGGTGCCCAAACCTCCAGCACCAGTACCAGCACCAACACTTCCAGCACCCAGTCCGCCAGCACCAGTACCAACACCACTAATTCCTCCAGCACCCATTCCTCCACTGCCTCCACCAGTACCCACACCTCCAGCAGCAGTTCCTACACCGACACCCCCAGCTCCCAATCCATGACCACCACCCATGTCTGCCCCACCTGCTCTACCAGTAGGACCTATCCTGTTATCTGGACCTCCAGCACCCATTCTTCCACTTattcctccagcaccactgcCTGAACCTGTGCCCATGCCTCCTGCACCTATAGCCCCACTCATTCCTACTCCACCCCCCATGCCTCCAGAACCTCCACCACTACCTCCCGTCATCATCCCACCACCCATTCCACCCATTCCACCCATTCCACCAACACCACCCATGCCTCCTCCACTGAAGCTCATCCCACCACCAATGGTGCTCGTACTACAACTCGTAAGAGACAGGGTTTGCATCATGCCAGAGAGCCGCAGATCCTCTCCTTCAACAAGTTTtctgtaacaaaaaaacaaatatttaaaaaggaaaaaacctttgttagcatttatttaaatatatttcatggcactaaatctattttaaaaatattttccctTCACCTATATGTTGTAATCTCAATCTCaagagacattttgacattcaGGAGGTCCTGGTACTCGCGCAGGTGCAGCGCAATTTTCTCCTTGGTGGATTTCATCTCAAGCCGCAGGGCCTCAATCCGAGCCTATTAGGTTAACAGAGGCATAAAACAAAGTGTTGACAGTTGACTCTGGTGTGATCAGGTGTGCACCCTGGGACTGCATGAGCCTATCTTTACCTGCAGGTCTTCCAgttctttcttgttcttttcttgTGTCTCTCGGATCTTGCCCTCAAGAGCTTCATTCCTGCTCCTCATGGTATCCAAATCACGGTCTTTGCTTTGGATCTGgagatatttgtatttgattataGTCCTTCAATATCAATTGTCAATCAGGTctcatttattaattttctttGATACTTACGTCCTTTTTGGCACCTGCTATTTCATCTCTCATGCCTCGAACCTTATCCACGTGCCTTGACGTCTTACTGGTCAGATCTTCAAACTTGTTTTTATACCACGAATCCATCTCCTAAAAATAATGGATGGAACATTCCCATGATTTGAATCTAAAACACAAAGAACTTGACTTCTGACAGTGCTGATGTGTGATTATTTTACCTGGAGATTTTTGGCTGCGATGTCGTCATACTGGGTTTGGATTTGTTTCAAAGCGGCTGCCAGGTCAGGCAGGTCGAATGCACTCTGAGCTGTTGCGTGAGCTGCGTAGATTTGTTTCATGAGCTCTTCAATTTcctggggaaaaaaagaaaaattaagcAATCATGAAAATTAAAAGCAAACTAAGTATGTCATTTTTACGTGAAGATATTATTTACCTGTTGATGGACCCGTTTTAGGAATTCAATCTCAACTTCCAGCTGCTCCAGCTTCTTCTCCAAGGCAATGCGCGAGGAGGTGGCTTTATCAACATCCTGAAGAACACACACCATGATTATCACGTGGGTTTTGGACTGTGAATTAATTTGCTGACATTGGCTTATTAAATACAACCTACTGGACGGAAGGCTTCAATGTCTAACTCAGCTTTCCTCCTCAGCTCCACTGCCTCCtcatatttgattttgattgcCTCCAGTTGAGCAGCTGTGGACTCCTTAGCAGCCCAGGAAATGTTCTGAAAACCAAGAAGCCAGAAGTAATATGGTCGTCTATTAGATTTGGAGGTGTGTGCAAAATGCACTCAGCcactttttcattttacatcttaacttgagtgtgtgtgtgtctgtgtgtgtgtctgtgtgtctgtgtctgtgtgtctgtgtgtctgtgtgcaaatATACAATCAAGCCATCTCATCTGTGCATAAAACATAGGCAATGACAGCTGTGCTCCATGACACCTTAACACACTGAGGCACCTCTCCATTTGCCTTCCAGAAATAAGCCTGTTACCAGGTTAGGAACCTTGAAAACACCAAGTTGACGTCTTGTATCGTTGCTTGGATGGATTCACTACAGCTCAGTGAGGTGTAAAACCCTCGCTGGAAACAAAGAATTCAGTCTTTATGCTCTACTGAgcaactgaaatgtaaaaaaagaaacagaggcGAAGTGTGGCTTGGAGAATTTTGTCTCACCCGCTGAACTCTCATCTGGTCAGCGATCTTTTTCAGCTCCCTCAGCTGTTCCTCATATAAGAGGCGCAGACCTGATGGATTCTCAAAGCGGTTCTGGTAGGCCTCGATCTCTGTTTCCaacagcttgttctgctgctcAAGTGATCGAACCTGGAATCACAAAAAAACCTCCTCTGTGAATTCAAGTGCATCTCAACCAGACACCACCCTATGTTTCCCTGTCCATGTGCTCACATAGGGGAGAGTAATATGCTCCCATTTTTCAACAAAAGGCATTTTTTGTGAAACATGTATTTATCTGCACTGATTGAAGAAGTAACATGCGGTTAGTTTGAAGGCCGTTTTACCTTGTTAATGTATATGGCCAGTCTGTCATTGAGGACGACCATCTCCCGTCTTTCAGTTGTGCGGGTGCTGAGGAATTCTTGGTTCTCAGCTGCAGCCACATCCAGATCCATAGCAGGTTCTCCACTAGGCCCAACACAGACCAGGGCTCCTGCACTCACACTGAAAAGTCACCCATGAGCCAAAAACATCCAATTTGAAGAAAGAGTAGATGGCATGTTatgagaaaatgtgatgtttcatTAAAAGGCTTGAAAGAGAGCTTGAGACAAAGgaactttattttacttaagGTAACgacaaaaaacaattattctCCTAACCCAGCCTTCTTACTATGAACCCTACATCTGCCCATCTGTAGTCACTGTAGGTGATAGAGCTTACCCTGCTCCACCCATGCGAGTCCTGCGTGCAGCTGAGACGGTCCTTCGTCCCGCTGACTCAACACGCATGCCGCTGGCCCCTGATCTGCAGGAGTAGCCGGTGGAGGCATGACGGGAGTCTCTCCTGGTGGGGGATGGGCTGGACACCCTGACCTGGTAGGACGAGCTGCTGTTGTCCTCAAAGTGGCGGCGGTAGGACGAGATCCTGTCCGGGCTGCGGCTCATTGTGGCGGCCGGCAGCGGCGGGGTTTCCTCTGGGTTGTCTGAAGGGTGATGGAAGAAATACTAACAGCAAGGCCTGTCTGTGGTTCACTGCACTTCACGGCTGTTCAACCTTGTATGCACTGCCTGAACGTCAACCCAGTCTCAGGTTTTATACTTCCCATTGCCAGCCATACTGTACATGAGCCAACATCTGTGGAATCTCGAACCTCTGCACCAACTCAGGCTTGACCCACTGCTCAGATATCTGCCAGCAGCTTGTGAGGAGCGGAGCTTAGTGGCTGACGGCATCACCCATTAGTCTTTCTGTAGAACACAGAATGTGATCATGTATCAACCTCCCTTTTATCAGAACCACGTGGGTTTTGCCAGAATTATGGTACATCCACCACCTCAGTGTCCACTACAGTACAGGGCAGCAGACAAGTAGGCAGGCCAGCAGGGTCCCGCAGCGGCCTGTAGGTGCAGCACTGATGTGATCTGCTCTGATGGGACGAGGGACTTTAATTGAATGCTGAGCCGAAGCTGGAGGGTGACCTGATGAGGCCGCGGCTGCAGAGGAACAAAGAGCCTCAGCAAGATTTGACATGAATTAGTACTTATTTGTCTgatcttttttaaacatattaaaaccaTTGTAatcagaaagaaagtgaaattaACTGCTTCTGAGGGAAAATAAGGAGGCagaagaaaagggggggggggggggggttagtcTGGAGTTTATGGTTGACATTGCACGGTGATATGAGGGGAGAAAACAGTGCTCATGACTGTTCAGGGTGATTCTTTATCGACATATAGGGTCACTTGGGGTCAGTAAATGCTGCACTATCcttaacatttactgtaaatattaaCTACCAGCAACACTAACCCTCATAGAAAACCTAACACTcaggtttcacacacacacacacacacacacacacacacacacacacacacacacacacacacacacacacacacgcacacgcacacgcacagaaaACCACAGAATAAccaaaataataatctaaatctaaatctaaaaggCAGATGATATTGATTTTCAgcacattaaaatgatttttaaaggaatacttaaaccccaaaatgaccatttgtatatcagttACTCatcccgtgttaccttgaattctcgatgaaaactttgttttctcGCATGTCTTCACATTGAAGGAAGAattttaaaaactattaaattcttgatgaattgaagtaaattcatgttttgtatttaacaaaagcaaaactatattaaaaggcctgtgtttgggaagtagtgaacATACGACTGGATAACTGAGACCTGGATTGTACTGCATGAGTGAGATGTTGTGAGAGTtagtaaacagatgttttcctGTTGTTTAACGTGGTCTAGATACATCAATTCATCCAGACATTTATCCGTTTTTGGATTATATGTTCACCTTGGAggcaagagagaaaaacaaagttttcttcaagaatttaaCGTAACACGTGACGAGTAAtggatatacaaatggtcattttgtgggtggaatatttatttaatttactgttGCCTCCATGGATTAAACAAGCATCTATTCCTTTCTGTTGACCTCAGATCTTGCAGCAGTGTGGGACATTTGGGGAGAGGTGGAAATAGTCACGTGAACAATCCATCTCCACTAACCAGCTCTCTTCATGTTGCAACGAA contains:
- the LOC115021292 gene encoding desmin; the protein is MSRSPDRISSYRRHFEDNSSSSYQVRVSSPSPTRRDSRHASTGYSCRSGASGMRVESAGRRTVSAARRTRMGGAGVSAGALVCVGPSGEPAMDLDVAAAENQEFLSTRTTERREMVVLNDRLAIYINKVRSLEQQNKLLETEIEAYQNRFENPSGLRLLYEEQLRELKKIADQMRVQRNISWAAKESTAAQLEAIKIKYEEAVELRRKAELDIEAFRPDVDKATSSRIALEKKLEQLEVEIEFLKRVHQQEIEELMKQIYAAHATAQSAFDLPDLAAALKQIQTQYDDIAAKNLQEMDSWYKNKFEDLTSKTSRHVDKVRGMRDEIAGAKKDIQSKDRDLDTMRSRNEALEGKIRETQEKNKKELEDLQARIEALRLEMKSTKEKIALHLREYQDLLNVKMSLEIEITTYRKLVEGEDLRLSGMMQTLSLTSCSTSTIGGGMSFSGGGMGGVGGMGGMGGMGGGMMTGGSGGGSGGMGGGVGMSGAIGAGGMGTGSGSGAGGISGRMGAGGPDNRIGPTGRAGGADMGGGHGLGAGGVGVGTAAGGVGTGGGSGGMGAGGISGVGTGAGGLGAGSVGAGTGAGGLGTGAGGVGTGAGGVGTGAGGVGVGGNLVFGTGGKGNSHAGGVGMGAGGGTAGSRGMGGSGMGVSAGNRGVGGGAGDGISGGIDGEGGNDQGMGPAGMGGGIGGSRGSEGVGGGNALSGVGRMGKLGGRIGDTSGAGMGSDGYDSNHEPYAEQAVELTERRTVLIRTVKNEDDTVEMDHQEQTYIITGAADDSDEE